Proteins from a genomic interval of Caldicellulosiruptor diazotrophicus:
- a CDS encoding alpha-amylase family glycosyl hydrolase encodes MKRILRYILIFAIVFVIGLSSFLAGFSNSQSQVQTKKDGLIFYEVFVRSFYDSSGDGIGDINGLAEKLPYIKSLGVNAIWLMPIFESPSYHGYDVTNYYKVNPDYGTNEDFVNFIKKAHKMGIKVIIDMMINHTSSKHPWFIEASINKNSKYRNYYIWAAPNTNLDEPSELGTRQWYKKGDSYYNAIFWSEMPDLNFDNKAVREEMKKIAKFWLEKGVDGFRLDAAKHIYPLSREKDTLLWWEEYAKFCRSIKKDVYLVAEVWDSPQRIAQYAKIFDSCFNFTIAQNIIEGVTYENTQTLQNNLSSIYNLYKNVNPQFVDAPFLTNHDMNRAYTEIGSNSKMKLAAALLLTLPGNPFIYYGEEIGMKGQKPDEYIREPFKWYETWKKGQTNWEMSLYNSGPDVASVEKQEKDKNSLLNFYRDMIGFRKKNLPLLKGDFQLIKTSADTLCFARVYNNQKMVLIFNFTGKELSKTITLPSNIKLAGKIVKGSGKILSLKNGKLSFSIKSYSFIILN; translated from the coding sequence ATGAAGAGAATCTTAAGGTACATACTCATATTTGCTATCGTTTTTGTAATTGGACTTAGTTCGTTTTTGGCAGGTTTTTCTAATTCTCAAAGCCAAGTTCAAACTAAAAAAGACGGTTTGATTTTCTATGAAGTTTTTGTCAGGTCATTTTATGATAGTAGTGGTGATGGCATAGGGGACATAAATGGTTTGGCTGAAAAACTTCCATATATCAAATCCTTAGGTGTAAATGCCATCTGGCTTATGCCAATATTTGAATCTCCAAGCTATCACGGATATGATGTAACAAACTATTACAAAGTCAATCCCGACTATGGTACAAATGAGGATTTTGTCAACTTCATAAAAAAGGCTCACAAGATGGGTATCAAAGTAATTATAGATATGATGATAAATCACACAAGCAGCAAACACCCTTGGTTTATCGAAGCATCAATTAATAAAAATAGCAAGTACAGAAACTATTATATCTGGGCAGCACCAAACACAAACCTCGATGAACCATCAGAACTTGGCACAAGGCAATGGTACAAGAAGGGTGATAGTTACTACAATGCTATATTTTGGTCTGAGATGCCCGATCTCAATTTTGACAATAAAGCTGTGAGAGAAGAGATGAAGAAAATCGCCAAGTTCTGGTTAGAAAAAGGAGTAGATGGATTTAGGCTTGATGCTGCAAAGCATATTTATCCTTTGAGCAGAGAAAAAGATACTCTTTTGTGGTGGGAAGAATATGCAAAATTCTGTCGAAGTATTAAAAAAGATGTATACCTTGTAGCAGAAGTGTGGGACAGCCCTCAAAGAATAGCGCAATATGCAAAGATTTTTGATTCTTGCTTTAATTTTACTATTGCTCAAAACATCATTGAAGGAGTAACATATGAAAATACTCAAACTTTGCAAAATAACCTCTCTTCAATATACAATCTCTACAAAAATGTCAATCCCCAATTTGTTGATGCACCATTTTTGACAAACCATGATATGAACAGAGCTTATACCGAAATTGGGTCAAATAGCAAAATGAAATTAGCTGCAGCATTATTATTGACACTGCCTGGCAATCCTTTCATCTACTATGGTGAAGAAATTGGCATGAAAGGACAAAAGCCAGATGAATATATTAGAGAACCATTCAAATGGTATGAGACATGGAAAAAAGGACAGACAAACTGGGAGATGAGTCTTTACAATAGCGGCCCTGATGTTGCTTCAGTTGAAAAACAAGAAAAAGACAAAAATTCTTTACTCAATTTCTACAGAGACATGATTGGTTTCCGAAAAAAGAACTTACCATTACTAAAAGGAGACTTCCAGTTAATTAAAACCTCTGCTGATACACTTTGTTTCGCAAGAGTTTACAATAATCAGAAGATGGTTTTAATTTTTAACTTTACGGGCAAGGAATTATCAAAGACTATAACCCTGCCATCTAATATTAAGCTTGCCGGCAAAATAGTTAAAGGATCTGGGAAAATCT
- a CDS encoding HAMP domain-containing protein, protein MIMPVFNSTGVYEFSHPHLKVEYIAYVLKRGDFTSIAITTKPYYGYALSIISKNLIKISIIFILIGLLVSLLISRHISKRIIKISVATQKIAKGEDFELKDSSTDEVGDLARSINSLKNSLRLLERVRREFVANFVHDLKTPIAVIKGYCESTKYLDIDEKEKIKQNMDGIESSVIICKT, encoded by the coding sequence ATGATTATGCCTGTATTCAATTCGACAGGAGTTTATGAATTTTCTCATCCACATCTTAAAGTTGAATATATTGCATACGTGTTGAAAAGAGGGGATTTTACTTCTATTGCAATAACTACAAAACCATATTATGGATATGCATTGAGTATAATATCAAAAAATCTAATTAAAATTAGCATTATTTTTATTTTAATTGGGCTTTTAGTATCGCTCTTGATCTCACGACATATTTCAAAGCGTATAATAAAAATTTCAGTTGCTACGCAAAAGATTGCTAAAGGCGAGGACTTTGAACTTAAAGACAGCTCAACAGATGAGGTTGGAGACCTCGCAAGGTCCATCAATAGCCTAAAAAATTCATTGAGGCTTCTTGAGAGGGTAAGACGAGAATTTGTTGCTAATTTTGTTCATGACTTGAAAACACCTATTGCTGTTATAAAAGGCTATTGTGAGAGCACAAAATATTTGGATATTGATGAAAAAGAAAAGATTAAACAGAATATGGATGGAATTGAAAGCAGTGTGATTATATGCAAAACCTGA
- a CDS encoding sensor histidine kinase, which translates to MQNLISNMVELSKISAGIIEKKIEEVNVNLVIKQSCEQLKKLAEIEDVEIIIRSLNSPKIKTDLNSFRRIINNLLQNAIENTKDKKVYIEAEREYVDIYNKTDLKEEELIFLFERYKSSKKGFGLGLSIVKELCKILDIKLETFIVGGYIHFKIWLK; encoded by the coding sequence ATGCAAAACCTGATTTCCAATATGGTTGAGCTTTCAAAGATTTCAGCGGGGATAATTGAGAAAAAGATAGAAGAAGTTAATGTTAATTTAGTAATCAAGCAGTCATGCGAACAGCTCAAGAAGCTTGCTGAGATTGAAGATGTTGAGATTATTATCAGAAGCTTAAATTCCCCAAAGATAAAGACTGACTTAAATTCATTTAGAAGAATAATAAACAACCTTCTGCAAAATGCAATTGAAAATACAAAAGATAAAAAGGTATATATTGAGGCCGAGAGGGAGTATGTGGATATCTACAATAAGACAGACCTCAAAGAAGAGGAACTCATTTTTCTATTTGAAAGATACAAATCAAGCAAGAAAGGTTTTGGGCTGGGGCTGTCTATCGTGAAAGAACTCTGCAAGATTTTGGATATAAAACTTGAGACATTTATAGTGGGTGGATATATTCATTTTAAAATATGGTTGAAATAA
- a CDS encoding Gfo/Idh/MocA family protein codes for MNKIKVAVLGCGNIAPVYLKNLKRFGIFDVVACADVDADKAKNIATEFSVSQAVEPDKVYDLDVDIIVNLTPPQHHYEINKRVLESGKHLYSEKPLCSTLKEAKEILELAEKKNLKVGCAPDTFLGANIQTAKKLIEDGWIGRPFAANCFILYGGPEKWHPNPHFIFKKYLGPLFDVGPYCLTALAFLLGSVKKVSGMGMVTYKERLITSEPHRGEKIEVEMPTYVSANLLFDTGVIGNVTVSYDVPDTNLRGIEIYGTEGTLIVPDPNFFDHGRVYLKRHDDKEFTKMPTINPFNYDNLRGLGILDMALSIKLSTPLRASGRLSYHVLETLWAIYLSAQEGRFVDVESTAPYTPLLDMDLLKEVLYL; via the coding sequence GTGAACAAAATCAAAGTTGCAGTGCTTGGCTGTGGCAACATTGCGCCAGTTTACCTTAAAAATCTCAAAAGGTTTGGGATATTTGACGTTGTTGCGTGCGCAGATGTGGACGCAGATAAGGCAAAGAACATAGCTACAGAGTTTTCTGTGTCGCAGGCGGTAGAACCTGACAAAGTGTATGACCTTGATGTGGATATAATTGTTAACCTCACCCCGCCTCAGCACCACTATGAAATAAACAAAAGGGTTTTGGAAAGTGGAAAGCATCTTTACAGTGAAAAGCCTCTTTGCTCAACGCTTAAGGAAGCAAAAGAAATTCTGGAGTTAGCAGAAAAGAAAAACCTTAAAGTTGGATGTGCGCCTGATACATTTCTTGGTGCGAACATTCAGACAGCAAAAAAGCTAATTGAAGATGGATGGATAGGAAGACCCTTTGCTGCAAACTGTTTTATACTCTACGGTGGACCTGAAAAGTGGCATCCAAACCCTCATTTTATTTTCAAAAAATACTTAGGACCGCTTTTTGACGTCGGGCCTTATTGTTTAACAGCTCTTGCGTTTTTACTTGGATCTGTCAAAAAAGTATCTGGTATGGGCATGGTAACATACAAAGAAAGGCTTATAACTTCTGAGCCTCACAGAGGAGAAAAGATTGAGGTTGAGATGCCGACATATGTGTCTGCAAACCTTCTTTTTGACACAGGTGTTATAGGAAATGTCACTGTGTCGTATGATGTGCCGGATACAAACCTGCGTGGGATAGAGATTTATGGGACAGAAGGTACGTTAATTGTTCCAGATCCGAACTTTTTTGACCATGGTAGAGTATATTTAAAAAGACATGATGATAAGGAATTTACAAAGATGCCCACCATCAATCCGTTCAATTACGACAACCTGCGCGGGCTTGGGATACTTGACATGGCACTTTCAATAAAGCTCTCAACACCTCTTAGGGCATCGGGCAGGCTTTCTTATCATGTGCTGGAAACTCTGTGGGCAATCTATCTTTCTGCCCAAGAGGGAAGGTTTGTTGATGTTGAGAGCACAGCGCCTTACACACCTCTTCTTGATATGGATTTATTAAAGGAGGTTTTATATTTATAA
- a CDS encoding nucleoside recognition domain-containing protein, with product MNAFWLGAIVSSILYQLLFGNVEKITEILFSAPQKAADIFLTILLSIMLWSGFLRVVQDSNLVEILKKLLKPIFEALFKTKNERALNFMLLNVVANMLGLGNAATPAGILAMQELSKEAKNSTASDDMILFVLINTCSIQLIPTTAILLRTKFSSSAPAAITFPTLFVSMASLFVGIIMCRVLSKVWKK from the coding sequence ATGAACGCATTCTGGCTTGGTGCAATTGTATCTTCTATTTTGTACCAGCTTCTTTTTGGGAATGTAGAAAAAATTACTGAAATTCTGTTCTCGGCACCTCAAAAAGCAGCTGATATTTTCTTAACCATTTTGCTTTCAATAATGCTTTGGTCAGGATTTTTGAGAGTTGTGCAGGATAGCAACCTTGTTGAGATTTTAAAAAAGCTTTTGAAACCCATTTTTGAAGCTTTATTTAAAACAAAAAACGAAAGAGCGCTGAATTTTATGCTTTTAAATGTTGTTGCTAACATGCTCGGGCTTGGTAATGCTGCAACGCCGGCAGGTATACTTGCCATGCAAGAGCTTTCAAAAGAAGCCAAAAATTCTACAGCCTCTGACGATATGATTTTGTTTGTGCTGATAAACACCTGTTCAATTCAGCTGATTCCAACAACTGCAATACTTCTGAGAACCAAATTTTCATCATCAGCTCCAGCAGCCATTACCTTTCCCACACTTTTTGTTTCAATGGCAAGTCTTTTTGTGGGAATTATAATGTGCAGAGTCTTATCGAAGGTGTGGAAGAAATGA
- a CDS encoding nucleoside recognition domain-containing protein, which yields MKNISDYLIVSFLLVIILLAAAKKIDVFKSFVEGVKDGLRISIKIFPNVFALIVAVELFTKTGVLDILQKLLSPVLSFFGIYKEVLGLIIIKPFSGSSSFAVLKDIFEKYGVDSDIGIYSSIICASTETLFYVITTYLAATNVKKTRYLIPVAIAVDFFVLIIAAMIVKMSM from the coding sequence ATGAAAAATATCTCAGATTATCTGATAGTCTCTTTTTTACTTGTAATAATCCTGCTTGCAGCCGCAAAAAAGATAGATGTATTTAAAAGCTTTGTAGAAGGTGTGAAAGATGGACTTAGGATTTCAATAAAGATATTCCCCAACGTTTTTGCACTGATTGTGGCTGTTGAGCTTTTCACAAAGACAGGGGTTCTGGATATCCTACAAAAGCTCTTGTCTCCCGTATTGAGCTTTTTTGGAATATACAAAGAAGTGCTTGGTCTTATTATAATAAAGCCGTTTTCTGGCAGTAGTAGCTTCGCAGTGTTAAAAGACATCTTCGAAAAATACGGTGTTGACTCTGACATAGGCATATATTCTTCTATAATATGCGCATCAACTGAAACTCTCTTTTACGTCATCACCACATACCTTGCAGCAACCAATGTAAAAAAGACAAGGTATCTGATACCGGTAGCGATAGCTGTAGATTTTTTTGTTTTAATCATTGCGGCTATGATAGTTAAAATGAGTATGTAG
- a CDS encoding cobalamin B12-binding domain-containing protein, with product MEILNEISQLIQKGNAKLAPEKVKEALSSGICAETILNDALIQAMSVVGEKFKNNEIYVPEVLIAARAMKAALEVLKPILTETGVKPIGKVVIGTVKGDLHDIGKNLVAMMMTGAGLEVIDLGVDVAPEKFCDAVKNHSPQIVAMSALLTTTMPNMKTTIEKLQEQGLRDKVKVIVGGAPVTESFAKNIGADGYAPDAASAAELAKMFIKGAA from the coding sequence ATGGAGATTCTAAACGAGATATCACAGCTTATTCAAAAAGGCAACGCAAAACTTGCACCTGAAAAGGTAAAAGAAGCTTTATCTTCCGGAATCTGTGCTGAGACAATCTTAAACGATGCGCTCATTCAAGCAATGTCGGTTGTTGGTGAGAAGTTCAAAAACAATGAGATTTACGTACCAGAGGTGTTGATTGCAGCACGTGCAATGAAAGCTGCTCTGGAAGTATTAAAGCCAATCCTGACAGAGACAGGTGTAAAGCCTATCGGTAAGGTTGTAATTGGCACTGTAAAAGGCGATTTACACGATATTGGAAAAAACTTAGTTGCTATGATGATGACAGGTGCAGGGCTTGAGGTAATCGATCTTGGGGTGGATGTTGCACCTGAAAAGTTCTGTGATGCTGTAAAAAATCATAGTCCACAGATTGTTGCAATGTCAGCATTGCTTACAACAACTATGCCAAACATGAAAACAACAATTGAAAAGCTACAGGAGCAAGGACTTCGCGACAAAGTAAAGGTGATTGTTGGTGGTGCACCTGTGACAGAAAGCTTTGCAAAAAACATTGGTGCTGACGGATATGCACCTGATGCGGCATCTGCTGCAGAACTTGCAAAAATGTTTATAAAAGGTGCTGCTTGA
- a CDS encoding alpha-L-rhamnosidase: MLDLEKLKNPDNFYRCAPFWSWNDNLKEEELLRQITEMHQKGYGGFFMHSRVGLVTEYLSDEWLYLVKKCIEHAKKLNMLAWLYDEDKWPSGFAGGEVALKNPSYRHKFLVLLKEEQLEQDDEVLSSFVHEGVKYIVAKRTMKLGDKWFNGSCYVDLLSKEVTLEFINLTHERYKSYCQEYFGDTMPGIFTDEPTYLRVHYKDIATLPWTEKLPEKFLQEKGYDIKDHFEELFFNVGNYHKVRFDFFDIALEMFIENFTIPYAKWCEKNGVMMTGHYMAEDTMRGQIEWIGAAMPHYEYMQLPGVDKLARHLEQVVTMKQVSSVAEQLNKKGVLCETFGTTGQHVSFLHRKWISDWQAVLGITYINPHLSLYSMRGERKRDYPPNLFYQQPWWEDEKFFADYLARISYIAGLGKRDVDVLLLHPISSAWSEYSKFDDSVDKLDILLDKTVKELIANKIDFHFGDEIILSKYAQVENDKIKVGSYSYKVVVLPPLTNLRKATFELLEDFVNNGGKVVALKDFMFSRFELCMIDGKKFDIPLKEKFINAADLNELVNILKEEVSTYIEVIDKKTGQNAKKIILQSRKLNDGNRIIFLANTDLQREAEITIKIPTDKNVFVANLVDFGVFKIPTLRKEKGFAVIDATMYPASSLCLLVSSKELSHNTKNVISGVVFDNSFEYKTGSGEFDIELKNYNILILDKIKYEVDGKVIFEDCYCAQVWHKHFYNLPEGTPFKATYYFEVEKVPSKLFVAIECAENLDMILVNNQPVKFERKSESFSPDQNFLDVNIGKIDITSFVKEGKNEIVLSGRKSNNITAPGCHERVKDSKNHRPTEVEAIYLVGSFSLICVDETRFILTEPKKPCHFDITKDGYPFYVGSLSLKSSFEITKESSKRFYIKLNSVNAAVAKVFVNGKKICTLFSQPFLADITEYVNEGKNDLEIILTNTLFNLIEANHKADVFDELYRRPQSFIDFENFTSRYMILPFGLGSYSILTSNV; this comes from the coding sequence ATGCTTGATTTAGAAAAACTTAAAAACCCAGATAATTTTTACAGGTGCGCACCTTTCTGGAGCTGGAATGACAATTTAAAAGAGGAAGAGCTTTTGCGCCAGATAACCGAAATGCACCAAAAAGGTTATGGTGGCTTTTTCATGCACTCAAGGGTTGGGCTTGTGACAGAGTATCTTTCTGATGAGTGGCTTTACCTTGTAAAAAAATGCATAGAACATGCAAAAAAGTTAAACATGCTTGCATGGCTTTATGATGAGGACAAGTGGCCGTCTGGTTTTGCAGGCGGAGAAGTTGCCCTTAAAAACCCTTCTTACAGGCACAAATTCTTAGTACTTTTAAAGGAAGAACAGTTAGAACAAGATGATGAGGTTTTATCAAGCTTTGTGCATGAAGGTGTAAAGTACATTGTTGCAAAGCGCACAATGAAGCTTGGCGACAAGTGGTTCAACGGAAGCTGCTACGTTGACCTTCTTTCAAAAGAGGTAACTTTGGAGTTTATAAACCTCACACATGAGAGATACAAAAGCTATTGCCAAGAGTATTTTGGCGATACAATGCCGGGAATATTCACAGATGAGCCAACATATTTAAGGGTACACTACAAAGATATTGCTACATTGCCATGGACAGAAAAGTTGCCAGAAAAGTTCTTGCAGGAAAAAGGGTATGATATAAAAGATCATTTTGAAGAGCTCTTCTTCAATGTGGGCAATTACCACAAGGTCAGATTTGACTTTTTTGATATTGCGCTTGAAATGTTCATAGAAAACTTTACTATTCCTTATGCAAAGTGGTGTGAAAAAAATGGTGTCATGATGACAGGGCATTATATGGCTGAAGATACAATGCGTGGCCAGATTGAATGGATAGGCGCTGCAATGCCTCACTATGAGTACATGCAGCTTCCTGGAGTTGATAAGCTTGCAAGACATTTAGAGCAGGTAGTTACAATGAAACAGGTATCATCGGTTGCAGAGCAGCTTAACAAAAAAGGAGTACTGTGCGAAACTTTTGGAACAACAGGGCAGCATGTGAGTTTTCTTCATAGAAAATGGATATCAGACTGGCAGGCAGTGCTTGGTATAACATACATAAACCCACATCTTAGCCTATATTCCATGAGAGGTGAGAGAAAAAGAGACTATCCACCAAACCTTTTTTACCAGCAGCCATGGTGGGAAGATGAAAAGTTCTTTGCAGACTATCTTGCAAGAATTTCGTACATAGCAGGGCTCGGCAAAAGAGATGTTGATGTGCTCTTACTTCACCCTATATCATCTGCCTGGTCAGAGTATTCTAAGTTTGATGACAGCGTGGACAAGCTGGATATTTTGCTTGATAAAACGGTAAAAGAGCTCATAGCAAACAAGATTGACTTTCACTTTGGCGATGAAATAATCCTATCAAAGTATGCACAAGTTGAAAATGACAAAATTAAAGTTGGCAGTTATAGCTACAAAGTAGTTGTCTTGCCGCCTCTTACAAATTTAAGGAAGGCAACTTTTGAACTTTTGGAAGACTTTGTAAATAATGGTGGCAAAGTAGTTGCACTTAAAGATTTCATGTTTTCAAGATTTGAACTTTGCATGATAGACGGCAAAAAGTTTGATATTCCTTTAAAAGAGAAATTTATAAATGCTGCCGATTTGAATGAACTTGTGAATATCTTAAAAGAAGAGGTTTCAACTTATATTGAAGTAATTGATAAAAAGACAGGTCAAAACGCTAAAAAAATCATACTTCAGAGCAGAAAGCTAAATGATGGAAACAGAATAATATTTTTGGCAAACACAGACCTTCAAAGAGAAGCAGAAATCACAATAAAAATTCCTACTGACAAAAATGTTTTTGTCGCAAACCTTGTAGATTTTGGTGTGTTCAAGATTCCAACATTAAGAAAAGAAAAAGGCTTTGCTGTGATTGATGCAACAATGTATCCTGCATCAAGCCTGTGTCTTTTGGTATCTAGCAAGGAGCTTTCGCATAATACAAAAAATGTCATATCAGGCGTTGTATTTGACAATAGTTTTGAATACAAAACAGGTAGCGGTGAGTTTGACATAGAACTTAAAAACTACAATATACTAATACTTGACAAAATAAAATATGAAGTTGATGGAAAGGTAATTTTTGAAGATTGTTATTGTGCCCAGGTTTGGCACAAGCATTTTTATAATCTTCCAGAGGGAACCCCTTTCAAAGCCACCTACTATTTTGAGGTTGAAAAAGTACCGTCAAAACTTTTTGTGGCAATAGAATGTGCTGAGAACCTCGATATGATTCTTGTAAACAATCAGCCTGTCAAATTTGAGAGAAAAAGTGAAAGTTTTTCGCCCGACCAGAACTTTTTAGATGTTAACATTGGCAAGATTGATATCACCTCTTTTGTCAAAGAAGGCAAAAATGAAATAGTACTAAGTGGCAGAAAGTCAAACAACATCACAGCACCTGGCTGTCATGAGAGGGTAAAAGACTCCAAAAACCACAGACCAACTGAGGTTGAAGCCATTTATCTTGTAGGAAGCTTTTCTCTTATCTGCGTTGATGAGACAAGGTTTATCTTAACCGAGCCTAAAAAGCCATGTCATTTTGATATAACAAAAGACGGGTATCCTTTTTATGTTGGGTCGCTAAGTCTAAAAAGCTCTTTTGAGATTACAAAAGAAAGTTCAAAAAGATTTTATATAAAGCTCAATAGTGTCAATGCGGCAGTTGCTAAAGTGTTTGTAAACGGCAAGAAAATATGCACTCTTTTTTCCCAGCCGTTTTTGGCTGACATAACAGAGTATGTAAATGAGGGCAAAAATGATCTCGAGATAATTTTAACAAACACACTTTTTAACCTTATAGAAGCAAACCACAAAGCAGACGTGTTTGATGAGCTGTACAGACGTCCGCAGAGCTTTATTGACTTTGAAAACTTCACATCACGCTATATGATCTTGCCATTTGGCCTTGGAAGTTATAGTATATTAACATCTAATGTTTAA
- a CDS encoding class II aldolase/adducin family protein, with amino-acid sequence MQDIRNIKTQICRIGRIMYERGYISGPDGNISVRVDKDKIITTPSGVSKGFLSEDMLVLIDIEGKIIEKSNYKPSSEIKMHLKVYQEREDVNACVHAHSPYATTFAVLRKPLDKPILAESVFIFGGYIPVAPFATPSTVEVPESIAPFIKDYDAVLLSNHGVLTYDKHLEMAFYKLEVVEFWAKILFLSSQIGTPQVLSAEEIQKVLDLRKDK; translated from the coding sequence ATGCAGGATATAAGAAATATCAAAACACAGATATGCAGAATTGGAAGAATCATGTACGAAAGAGGTTATATTAGCGGACCTGATGGAAACATCTCTGTTAGAGTGGACAAGGATAAAATTATTACAACACCTTCTGGGGTATCAAAAGGTTTTTTGAGTGAAGATATGCTTGTTCTAATTGATATAGAAGGTAAAATTATTGAAAAGTCAAACTACAAGCCATCCTCTGAGATAAAGATGCACCTTAAAGTCTATCAAGAAAGAGAAGATGTTAATGCCTGTGTTCATGCACACTCACCTTATGCAACCACATTTGCAGTCTTAAGAAAGCCTCTTGACAAACCAATTTTAGCAGAGTCTGTTTTCATCTTTGGCGGGTACATTCCTGTTGCGCCGTTCGCAACACCTTCAACAGTTGAGGTACCAGAGTCAATAGCACCATTTATAAAAGACTATGATGCTGTACTTCTTTCAAACCATGGTGTTTTGACATACGACAAGCACTTGGAGATGGCATTTTACAAGCTTGAGGTTGTTGAGTTCTGGGCAAAGATTTTATTTTTATCAAGTCAAATAGGCACACCGCAGGTTCTAAGCGCTGAGGAGATTCAAAAGGTTTTGGATTTGAGAAAGGATAAATAA
- a CDS encoding glycoside hydrolase family 13 protein, translated as MQVLHNQVHDVFALSRNKFYVRLWVQKGFVRSVSLIFSDRYDLNVQKVKMDFYMNVGNFEVYTAQVQNRTPRFAYKFLIELLDGNFKMFNQFGITDTEENLYFDAFQFPYANEADIFEKPSFIEGLVVYEIFPDRFKRSKKQVHSNKLFDWNYCSWDVPGSEVFLGGDFAGIKEKIEYFKALGINAIYLTPIFKSNSSHRYNVDDYFDVDPLLGTKEEFKELVDNLHENGIRIILDMVFNHTGVGFFAFQDIIKNGKNSKYYSWYNIKSLPVDIRKGNYETFATNVNSMPRINTSNKEVQDFFLEVLKYWLLEFDVDGFRFDVANELDKNFLRRIRRVLKATKKDVILIGEVMHRSENFLMGDMFDGVMNYFSWEVFARYLMGKYNAEDASRILADYRLKFNPVLFSCQLNLIGSHDTERVLTRLGDKKLAMLAAVYNLTYQGIPMIYYGDEIGMEGGHDPDCRRGMIWEEKKQDKEIFNLYRRLIALKKASSALNSDNVREVPIGDVLCFERKSESEAVYILFNPRKALQKVRLWSEFIVDREIEFFSTQQKIKNHSCYIDVELSPESYEIVIVK; from the coding sequence TTGCAGGTTCTTCACAATCAAGTTCATGACGTTTTTGCTCTGAGCAGAAATAAGTTCTATGTAAGACTATGGGTGCAAAAAGGTTTTGTAAGAAGTGTCAGTTTGATATTCTCAGACAGATATGATTTGAATGTGCAGAAAGTAAAGATGGATTTTTACATGAATGTTGGAAATTTTGAGGTGTATACAGCACAGGTACAAAATAGAACGCCAAGATTTGCGTATAAATTCTTGATTGAACTTTTAGATGGGAATTTTAAAATGTTTAACCAGTTTGGGATTACAGATACCGAAGAAAACCTTTATTTTGATGCTTTTCAGTTTCCATATGCAAATGAAGCAGATATATTTGAGAAACCTTCTTTTATAGAGGGCTTGGTTGTCTACGAGATATTCCCTGATAGATTCAAAAGAAGCAAAAAACAAGTACACAGTAATAAGTTATTTGATTGGAATTACTGCAGCTGGGATGTACCAGGCTCTGAAGTTTTTCTTGGTGGTGATTTTGCAGGCATAAAAGAAAAAATAGAGTATTTTAAAGCTCTTGGAATAAATGCCATTTATCTTACACCAATTTTTAAATCAAACTCAAGCCATCGATACAACGTTGACGACTATTTTGATGTTGACCCACTTTTGGGTACAAAAGAAGAGTTCAAAGAACTTGTTGACAATCTTCACGAAAATGGCATCCGAATAATACTTGACATGGTTTTTAACCACACAGGCGTTGGATTTTTTGCTTTTCAGGATATTATAAAAAATGGAAAGAATTCAAAATATTATAGCTGGTATAATATAAAGTCTTTACCAGTAGATATCCGAAAAGGTAACTATGAGACCTTTGCAACAAATGTAAACAGCATGCCGAGAATAAATACTTCAAACAAAGAGGTTCAGGATTTCTTTTTGGAGGTTTTAAAGTACTGGCTTTTGGAGTTTGACGTTGACGGCTTTAGATTTGATGTTGCTAACGAGCTTGACAAAAACTTTCTAAGAAGGATAAGAAGGGTGCTAAAAGCCACAAAAAAAGATGTTATTCTAATTGGTGAGGTTATGCACAGAAGCGAAAACTTTTTGATGGGAGACATGTTTGACGGGGTGATGAACTACTTTTCGTGGGAGGTTTTTGCAAGATATTTGATGGGTAAATATAATGCAGAGGATGCATCAAGAATTTTGGCAGATTACAGGCTAAAATTTAATCCTGTACTATTTTCATGCCAGCTGAACCTCATTGGCAGCCACGACACAGAAAGGGTTTTAACAAGACTTGGAGACAAAAAACTTGCAATGCTTGCAGCAGTGTACAACCTTACCTATCAGGGAATTCCTATGATTTACTATGGCGATGAGATTGGAATGGAAGGCGGTCATGACCCTGACTGCAGAAGGGGGATGATATGGGAAGAAAAAAAGCAGGACAAGGAGATTTTTAACCTGTACAGAAGATTGATTGCCCTTAAAAAGGCATCTTCGGCTCTAAATAGTGACAATGTAAGAGAAGTTCCAATTGGTGATGTACTTTGTTTTGAAAGAAAAAGTGAAAGTGAAGCTGTGTACATTCTTTTTAATCCACGCAAAGCTTTGCAAAAAGTAAGGCTGTGGTCAGAGTTTATTGTCGACAGGGAGATTGAATTTTTCAGCACACAGCAGAAAATTAAAAATCATTCATGCTATATTGATGTTGAGCTAAGTCCGGAGAGCTACGAAATTGTAATTGTTAAATAA